From the Clarias gariepinus isolate MV-2021 ecotype Netherlands chromosome 3, CGAR_prim_01v2, whole genome shotgun sequence genome, one window contains:
- the cebpa gene encoding CCAAT/enhancer-binding protein alpha — protein sequence MEQANLYEAAPRPMVTNLGPSAQNAYGYKDDLSAICENESSIDISAYIDPGAFNDEFLADLFHSSGARHEKLKLATGGDYDYGHGLGIGAPGPQHSYGCAVAGYGESSKLEPVYESHEARLRSVAIKKEPREDSELGELGHAPQSGAYHHHHHPHHQHHPHLSHLQYQIAHCAQTAVHLQPGHPTPPPTPVPSPHHQHQHHHQQQGSLAVKMMSGDRPKSKKSVDKSSAEYRLRRERNNVAVRKSRDKAKMRNAETQQKVIELSSDNDRLRKRVEHLTRELETLRGIFRQLPDGSYVKAMGGCA from the coding sequence ATGGAGCAAGCCAACCTGTACGAGGCAGCCCCTCGGCCCATGGTGACGAACCTCGGTCCAAGCGCGCAGAACGCCTACGGCTACAAGGACGACCTGAGCGCGATCTGCGAGAACGAGAGCTCCATCGATATCAGCGCGTACATCGACCCGGGCGCGTTTAACGACGAGTTCCTGGCTGACTTGTTCCACAGCAGTGGTGCGCGCCACGAGAAGCTCAAGCTGGCGACCGGAGGTGACTACGACTACGGCCACGGCCTGGGGATCGGCGCGCCCGGACCGCAGCACTCGTATGGCTGCGCGGTGGCGGGCTATGGGGAATCGTCCAAGCTGGAACCCGTGTACGAGTCCCATGAGGCGCGCTTAAGATCCGTGGCGATCAAGAAGGAACCGCGTGAGGACAGTGAGCTTGGAGAGCTCGGGCACGCACCACAGTCCGGCGCctaccatcaccaccaccacccgcACCACCAGCACCACCCGCACCTGTCGCACCTGCAGTACCAGATCGCGCACTGCGCGCAAACCGCCGTGCACCTGCAGCCGGGTCACCCGACGCCTCCACCCACCCCAGTGCCCAGCCCGCACCATCAGCACCAACACCATCACCAGCAGCAGGGCAGCCTGGCTGTCAAAATGATGTCCGGCGACAGGCCCAAAAGTAAGAAGTCGGTCGACAAGAGCAGCGCAGAGTACCGGCTACGGCGCGAACGCAACAACGTCGCCGTGCGCAAGAGCCGCGACAAGGCCAAGATGCGCAACGCCGAGACGCAGCAGAAAGTCATCGAGCTCTCGTCGGACAACGACAGACTGCGCAAACGCGTCGAGCACCTCACGCGCGAGCTCGAGACTTTGCGGGGCATCTTTCGGCAGCTGCCTGACGGCTCGTACGTCAAAGCCATGGGCGGCTGCGCCTAA